The following coding sequences are from one Candidatus Falkowbacteria bacterium window:
- a CDS encoding type Z 30S ribosomal protein S14, whose translation MSTKAQFVKSQNKPKFSSRIVRRCWRCGRAHGYMRKFALCRICFRELAEKGEIPGVTRSSW comes from the coding sequence ATGTCAACCAAGGCACAATTCGTAAAATCACAAAATAAACCCAAATTTTCAAGTAGAATTGTTAGGCGTTGTTGGCGTTGTGGCCGCGCTCACGGTTATATGAGAAAGTTTGCACTGTGCAGAATATGTTTCAGGGAACTAGCCGAGAAAGGCGAAATACCAGGAGTTACTAGAAGTAGCTGGTAA
- the rpsH gene encoding 30S ribosomal protein S8: MTMTDPIADMLTRIRNASMVKKAEVLIPYSKFKYAVAKILEKEKYVEAVEKTDLEFKYIKIKLKYEDNKPAIGKIRRVSRVGQRIYVKKVDLPRVLNNYGLAIVSTSKGIMTNREAKHLGLGGEVICEVY; the protein is encoded by the coding sequence ATGACAATGACAGATCCAATTGCAGACATGCTAACACGCATTCGAAATGCCTCTATGGTTAAGAAGGCGGAAGTTTTGATTCCTTATTCAAAATTTAAATACGCTGTTGCAAAAATTCTAGAAAAGGAGAAATATGTTGAAGCTGTTGAAAAAACTGACTTAGAATTTAAATATATTAAAATTAAATTAAAATACGAAGATAATAAACCAGCCATTGGTAAGATTCGACGTGTTAGTCGAGTTGGTCAACGCATTTATGTGAAAAAGGTAGACCTACCAAGAGTTTTGAATAATTATGGATTAGCTATTGTTTCAACTTCTAAAGGTATAATGACCAATCGGGAAGCTAAACATTTAGGACTAGGAGGTGAAGTAATTTGTGAGGTTTATTAA
- the rplF gene encoding 50S ribosomal protein L6, with protein sequence MSRIGKKPIEIPSGVNVTLDQGLILVKGPKGELQRSIHPLVKVEIKDTEINVKVDNEENHIQKALWGLFRSLIYNMVVGVTEGFEKKLEINGVGYKANATGQNLVLNVGYSHAVEFNIPEGINCQVEANVITISGIDKQQVGEVAANIRKVRKPEPYKGKGIKYIDEIIRRKAGKAAAKAAA encoded by the coding sequence ATGTCTAGAATAGGAAAAAAACCAATTGAAATCCCATCAGGGGTCAACGTCACGTTAGACCAAGGTTTAATATTGGTAAAAGGGCCAAAAGGTGAATTGCAAAGATCAATTCATCCACTTGTCAAAGTGGAAATCAAGGATACTGAGATAAATGTCAAAGTTGATAATGAAGAAAACCATATACAAAAAGCACTTTGGGGATTATTTCGAAGTTTAATTTACAATATGGTAGTAGGTGTAACTGAAGGATTTGAAAAAAAGTTAGAAATTAATGGAGTAGGTTATAAAGCAAATGCTACAGGTCAAAATTTGGTACTTAATGTTGGGTATTCGCATGCTGTAGAATTTAATATACCAGAAGGCATTAATTGTCAGGTTGAAGCTAATGTGATTACCATTTCTGGAATTGATAAGCAACAAGTTGGAGAAGTGGCAGCAAATATTCGAAAAGTTCGTAAGCCAGAGCCATACAAAGGTAAAGGAATTAAATATATTGACGAAATTATTAGAAGAAAAGCAGGAAAGGCAGCAGCTAAAGCCGCAGCTTAA
- a CDS encoding 50S ribosomal protein L18, with protein sequence MKNREVIKFNKFKLRQKRTRAKIVGKLELPRLTVKRSLKHFYMQIIDDKNGQTICAVCDKDIKVEGKKPVEVAKLIGQELAKKAKEKKIEKVRFDRGAYKYHGRVKAAAEGAREQGLEI encoded by the coding sequence ATGAAAAATCGAGAAGTAATAAAATTTAATAAGTTTAAACTACGACAAAAGAGAACACGGGCCAAGATTGTTGGAAAGTTGGAATTACCACGTTTAACAGTAAAGCGTAGTTTAAAGCATTTTTATATGCAAATAATTGACGACAAGAATGGTCAGACTATTTGTGCTGTTTGTGATAAGGATATCAAAGTTGAAGGAAAGAAACCTGTTGAAGTAGCGAAATTAATTGGTCAGGAATTAGCAAAAAAAGCAAAAGAGAAAAAAATAGAGAAAGTTCGTTTTGATCGTGGTGCATATAAATATCATGGTCGAGTTAAAGCTGCCGCTGAGGGAGCTCGCGAACAAGGTTTAGAAATTTAA
- a CDS encoding 30S ribosomal protein S5 produces the protein MAKKEYKKRAPREAREFDQKIIDLARVTRVMAGGKRLRFRACIAIGDKKGKLAIGLAKGADVALAVNKAVNRAQKQMIKVPLVNETIPHEIRVKYKAAQLLLKPAPKGTGIKAGGAIRVALELAGVPNIVAKILGTNNKVTNVKALMIALASFKTKPLSNVKKASSKQTTTDKAEVTADTKK, from the coding sequence ATGGCTAAGAAAGAATACAAAAAAAGAGCACCAAGAGAAGCTAGAGAGTTTGATCAAAAAATTATTGATTTAGCTAGAGTGACTCGAGTGATGGCTGGCGGAAAGCGCTTAAGGTTTCGCGCCTGTATTGCGATTGGTGATAAAAAAGGTAAATTAGCAATAGGCTTAGCCAAGGGAGCTGATGTTGCTCTTGCTGTTAACAAGGCAGTAAACAGAGCACAAAAGCAAATGATCAAGGTACCACTAGTTAATGAAACTATTCCACATGAAATTAGAGTAAAATATAAGGCCGCTCAACTGTTGCTAAAACCTGCACCTAAAGGTACTGGGATCAAGGCTGGTGGTGCGATACGCGTGGCTTTAGAGTTAGCCGGTGTTCCAAATATTGTAGCCAAAATTTTGGGTACTAATAATAAAGTAACTAATGTTAAGGCATTAATGATAGCTTTAGCTTCATTCAAGACTAAGCCACTCTCTAATGTGAAAAAAGCCAGTTCAAAACAGACGACTACTGATAAAGCTGAAGTTACTGCTGATACAAAAAAATAA
- a CDS encoding 50S ribosomal protein L15 — protein MSLSLHNLTNKKKPKKRLGRGNASGHGTYCCRGLKGQRSRSGGKGGLKLKGFKQNLLNAPKFKGMKRRTASAQVVLLSALDKNFADNEKVGPGALLQKGLIGSISQPVKILVNSSKDKISKKLEVFGCAVSKSAESAILKAGGKIVEAVPVSVKKENSSKPTSSVDSASSTKGKKDKTEVKKATPKK, from the coding sequence ATGAGTTTGAGTTTACATAATTTAACCAACAAGAAAAAGCCTAAAAAAAGATTAGGGCGTGGTAATGCTTCAGGGCATGGAACTTATTGTTGCCGTGGATTAAAAGGGCAAAGGTCTCGTTCTGGTGGTAAAGGTGGTTTGAAACTTAAAGGTTTTAAGCAAAATTTACTAAATGCACCTAAGTTTAAAGGGATGAAAAGGCGGACTGCAAGTGCGCAGGTTGTTTTGTTATCAGCTTTAGACAAAAACTTCGCAGATAATGAAAAGGTTGGTCCAGGCGCTCTTTTACAAAAAGGGTTAATTGGTAGTATATCTCAACCAGTAAAAATTTTAGTTAACAGTTCAAAAGATAAAATAAGTAAGAAGTTGGAAGTTTTTGGGTGTGCTGTATCAAAATCTGCTGAAAGTGCTATACTGAAAGCTGGAGGTAAGATTGTTGAAGCGGTTCCAGTCTCAGTAAAAAAAGAAAACTCTAGTAAACCTACTTCATCTGTTGATAGTGCCTCTTCTACTAAAGGCAAGAAGGATAAAACGGAAGTCAAGAAAGCTACACCAAAAAAATAA
- the secY gene encoding preprotein translocase subunit SecY, which translates to MWERLIQIWRLRDLRNKILFVLSMLVVFRLAAHIPIPGVNVENLREFFGSNQILGLLNLFSGGGMQNFSIVMMGVAPYITASIIFQLLGMIIPKLEEMSKEEAGRQKVNMYTRISTVPLAILQGYGMIAILRQSPKPIIEDLSFFYLAAVLITISAGTVFLMWLGELITEKKIGNGISLLIFAGIVVRIPTALQQVIVNFSQEQVINLLVFTFIAIVTIVGVVIISEGQRNIPVSYAKRVRGMKMYGGMNTHLPIRVNTAGVIPIIFAISIILFPPMVSQFLLRAQSAWIQNFGQGVINLFNNQLFYGVLYFLLVFGFTYFYTAVIFHPYQIAENLQKNGGFVPGIRPGNHTAEYLQKTISRITLTGALFLGLIAVLPLVMQQVSGLQSMVIGGTSILIVVSVAIEIVKQVESQLTMRDYEGF; encoded by the coding sequence ATGTGGGAAAGATTAATTCAAATTTGGCGATTAAGAGATTTACGTAATAAGATATTATTTGTTTTAAGTATGCTAGTTGTTTTTAGATTAGCTGCTCATATTCCTATTCCAGGAGTTAATGTGGAAAATTTGCGTGAATTTTTTGGTTCTAATCAAATATTAGGTTTATTGAATTTATTTTCTGGTGGTGGTATGCAAAACTTCTCTATTGTTATGATGGGAGTAGCGCCATATATCACAGCTTCAATTATTTTCCAGCTTTTAGGTATGATTATTCCAAAGTTGGAAGAAATGTCAAAGGAAGAAGCTGGTCGTCAGAAAGTAAACATGTATACAAGAATTTCTACAGTTCCCCTAGCTATTTTACAAGGGTATGGCATGATTGCAATATTACGACAATCGCCCAAACCAATTATCGAAGATCTAAGTTTTTTTTACTTGGCGGCTGTACTGATAACAATATCAGCTGGAACAGTATTTCTCATGTGGTTGGGTGAGTTGATTACAGAAAAGAAGATTGGTAATGGTATTTCATTATTAATTTTTGCGGGTATTGTGGTTCGTATACCAACTGCCTTACAGCAAGTAATTGTTAATTTTAGTCAGGAGCAGGTTATTAACTTATTGGTCTTTACTTTTATCGCTATTGTAACTATTGTTGGTGTAGTAATAATTTCCGAAGGTCAGAGAAATATCCCTGTTTCATATGCCAAGCGAGTGCGAGGGATGAAGATGTATGGTGGTATGAATACTCATTTGCCAATCAGAGTTAATACAGCTGGAGTTATTCCAATCATTTTTGCTATTTCGATTATATTATTTCCACCTATGGTTTCTCAGTTCTTACTACGTGCACAATCGGCTTGGATTCAGAACTTTGGCCAGGGTGTAATAAATTTATTTAATAATCAATTATTTTACGGTGTCCTATATTTTTTATTAGTTTTTGGATTTACTTATTTTTATACAGCTGTTATTTTTCATCCATATCAGATCGCAGAAAATTTACAAAAAAATGGTGGTTTTGTCCCAGGGATTCGACCAGGGAATCATACAGCTGAATATCTACAAAAAACGATCAGTCGTATTACTTTGACAGGTGCATTATTCCTAGGCTTAATTGCAGTTTTGCCGTTAGTAATGCAGCAAGTATCAGGTTTGCAATCTATGGTAATTGGAGGTACCAGTATTCTGATTGTGGTAAGTGTAGCGATTGAAATTGTTAAACAGGTTGAATCACAGCTGACTATGCGTGATTACGAAGGTTTTTAG